From one Triticum aestivum cultivar Chinese Spring chromosome 4B, IWGSC CS RefSeq v2.1, whole genome shotgun sequence genomic stretch:
- the LOC123092471 gene encoding uncharacterized protein codes for MGGRRRRRRCRAKIEQPSADTPPKTPSSGSSGSSGLTEERVAPRKIPSSSSKPYEEEEVISAPERKRTDPCTLRLVLLNLIRTFYLEALSRLPPARLWSTHARGVLVAGHCYGPLSPVDNILVNTIWHDTAFPRRPTVDFHFGDVLEISPECIARIAHRSLEGLIACLLHLCPSLSRDDALCHLHLSKADLSRAIASASDSVSAPTQAAFLKAAEEAHHPMPQALALFISSVLPKVERDARMLLCVNRALTAPELDRLSDMLVPSPLLEDLYTPPPLVTSWVASVIKSRIEGCKYSQETSRQLVETALSKYAQQTGQHYELHLVCGINLFIQSEAFWHINFLARPKDAAGELPIYFFAEATVAMGEDDEFLEEDIVLCCPIKPAGIGGCGACTAQYKKLNHPIDKEHHGGLDDYDEEIGNGEDHWDYKFPQLVDFIMFDAEKDCATVRHIEKRFPPRPDGDESAENLWITEM; via the exons AtgggtggccgccgccgccgccgccgctgccgcgccaagATCGAGCAGCCCTCCGCTGATACGCCTCCCAAAACCCCCTCATCTGGCTCATCTGGTTCATCTGGTCTGACTGAGGAACGCGTCGCTCCACGCAAAATCCCTTCCTCTTCTTCCAAACCCTATGAGGAGGAAGAGGTGATCTCTGCCCCCGAGCGGAAGCGCACAGATCCGTGCACCCTGAGGCTCGTGCTGTTGAACTTAATCCGCACCTTCTACCTGGAGGCGCTCTCCCGCCTTCCCCCCGCCCGACTCTGGAGCACGCACGCCCGCGgcgtcctcgtcgccggccactGCTACGGGCCCCTCTCCCCTGTCGACAATATCCTCGTCAACACCATCTGGCATGACACCGCCTTTCCCCGCCGCCCCACCGTCGACTTTCACTTCGGCGATGTGCTCGAGATCAGCCCCGAATGCATCGCCCGCATTGCTCACCGCTCCCTGGAGGGTCTCATCGCCTGCCTCCTTCACCTCTGCCCCTCCCTCTCCCGCGACGACGCGCTCTGCCACCTCCACCTCTCCAAGGCCGACCTCTCCCGAGCCATCGCCTCTGCCTCCGATTCCGTCTCGGCGCCCACCCAAGCCGCCTTTCTCAAGGCCGCCGAGGAGGCGCACCACCCCATGCCACAAGCTTTGGCGCTCTTCATCTCCTCGGTACTTCCCAAGGTTGAGCGTGATGCAAGAATGCTTCTCTGCGTCAACCGGGCGCTCACCGCCCCTGAGCTCGACCGCCTCTCTGACATGCTGGTACCCTCCCCGCTTCTGGAGGACCTCTATACTCCTCCCCCACTGGTGACGTCCTGGGTGGCCTCCGTAATCAAGTCGCGCATCGAAGGCTGCAAATATTCCCAGGAAACCTCACGCCAGCTGGTTGAGACTGCATTGTCCAAATATGCTCAGCAAACAGGCCAACATTATGAGCTCCATTTAGTCTGTGGCATAAATTTGTTCATCCAATCCGAAGCCTTTTGGCACATCAACTTCTTGGCACGCCCAAAGGACGCTGCTGGCGAACTGCCCATTTACTTCTTCGCCGAAGCAACGGTTGCAATGGGCGAGGACGACGAATTTCTCGAGGAGGATATTGTCTTGTGCTGCCCAATCAAACCGGCTGGAATTG GTGGGTGTGGAGCTTGTACTGCCCAATATAAAAAGCTCAACCACCCTATTGACAAAGAACACCATGGCGGATTGGATGACTATGACGAAGAGATTGGGAATGGAGAAGATCACTGGGATTATAAATTTCCTCAGCTTGTTGACTTCATCATGTTTGATGCTGAGAAGGACTGTGCAACTGTACGTCATATAGAGAAGCGCTTTCCTCCTAGGCCCGACGGGGATGAAAGCGCCGAGAATTTATGGATCACTGAAATGTGA
- the LOC123092472 gene encoding protein YIPF5 homolog: protein MAKEPPFSLPPVVLNPSTPAHRRHPTPGPGASPPPAFAPPRPSTSSAANPLPFMSFDIPAQSNSTPPIFTGPIGGSSASFEDEPPLLEELGINTRQIWRKTLSILHPLRSADPSLHADADLSGPFLFLLSFGLFQLLAGKFHFGIVLGWVTVASLFLYFVFSMLSGGRRGDLDLYRCVSLVGYCMLPMVIFSAVSLFLPRGGGLIFGMGMGFVLWSTRVCTRLLAELASSGDEHRGLIAYACWLVYMLFSLLVIF from the coding sequence ATGGCGAAGGagccccccttctcccttcccccggTGGTCCTCAACCCCTCCACACCGGCCCACCGCCGCCACCCTACCCCTGGGCCCGGCGCCTCCCCGCCACCCGCCTTCGCGCCTCCCCgcccctccacctcctccgccgccaACCCCCTGCCCTTCATGTCCTTCGACATACCCGCTCAGTCCAACTCCACGCCGCCCATCTTCACCGGGCCCATCGGCGGCTCCAGCGCCTCCTTCGAAGACGAGCCGCCGCTCCTCGAGGAGCTCGGCATCAACACGCGTCAGATCTGGCGGAAGACGCTCTCCATCCTCCACCCGCTCCGCTCCGCCGACCCGTCCCTCCACGCCGACGCCGATCTCTCCGGCCCCTTCCTGTTCCTCCTATCCTTCGGCCTCTTCCAGCTCCTGGCTGGGAAGTTCCACTTCGGGATCGTCCTCGGGTGGGTCACCGTCGCCTCCCTCTTCCTCTACTTCGTCTTTTCCATGCTCTCGGGCGGACGCCGTGGCGACCTTGACCTCTACAGGTGCGTCAGCCTGGTCGGATACTGCATGCTCCCCATGGTCATCTTCTCCGCCGTTTCCCTCTTCCTACCACGGGGCGGTGGGCTCATCTTCGGGATGGGCATGGGATTCGTGCTGTGGTCTACCAGGGTCTGCACCAGGTTACTAGCAGAGCTTGCTTCCAGCGGCGATGAGCATAGGGGACTCATTGCCTACGCGTGCTGGCTCGTCTACATGCTCTTCTCTCTGCTCGTCATCTTTTGA